The Lytechinus pictus isolate F3 Inbred chromosome 15, Lp3.0, whole genome shotgun sequence genome contains a region encoding:
- the LOC129266800 gene encoding uncharacterized protein LOC129266800 gives MFGNVILSSVLALRIIEDQKEAITNIVEGLEDDEQVLCKLICKYGFDGSSGQSEYKQWFSSPERTDESLFCTTVVPLQLKRGDQILWENPVPSSKRFCRPLRLKFAKETTELSQEVDASIRQEIDSLKPMDSSVDITYEVEADLNTVADVKVNYELHLTMVDQKVINALTETKSSMRYYICHATPTQFNNLVEVHCSDPKTYVYGISPLHKLIGCFEMLLHIAYRTEIKKWRVSSNEDKDVIKRKKKVIYDRFKEELGIKVDEPKQGAGNTNDGNTARRAFKNEKAFVDICGLDEGLIHRYRMILLALFCKLPLDANKFGKYCRETAELQLELYPWYRFPVSVHVLLVHGATILSSSVLPIGMMSEEAQEARNKDNKIYRRMHARKTSRTDTMSDVFHRLMVTGDIVISSKSLRVQQSQPLPPDVQSMLKDPYTKDLIVGEIAERDSDSE, from the exons ATGTTTGGCAACGTTATACTGTCCTCTGTGTTGG CACTGAGAATCATTGAAGACCAAAAGGAGGCAATAACAAACATAGTAGAGGGTCTAGAGGATGACGAACAAGTGTTGTGCAAGTTAATTTGCAAGTATGGGTTTGATGGCTCATCAGGCCAGAGCGAATATAAACAATGGTTTTCTTCTCCAGAGAGAACGGATGAGAGCTTGTTCTGCACAACTGTGGTTCCTCTACAACTGAAAAGGGGTGATCAGATACTGTGGGAGAATCCTGTGCCGTCCTCAAAGAGATTCTGTAGACCTCTTCGCCTTAAGTTTGCGAAAGAAACTACGGAGCTAAGCCAGGAGGTGGATGCATCAATAAGGCAGGAAATTGACAGCCTGAAGCCTATGGATAGTTCTGTGGATATAACATACGAGGTAGAAGCAGACTTGAATACGGTAGCAGATGTGAAGGTCAATTATGAACTCCATCTCACAATGGTTGACCAGAAGGTCATTAACGCGCTCACCGAAACAAAATCTTCAATGAGATACTATATCTGCCATGCGACCCCAACGCAGTTCAACAACCTGGTTGAAGTGCATTGCTCCGATCCGAAGACATATGTGTATGGCATTTCGCCTCTTCACAAATTGATCGGGTGCTTCGAGATGCTGCTTCACATTGCTTACCGAACTGAGATAAAGAAATGGCGTGTATCATCGAATGAAGACAAGGACGTGAtcaaaaggaaaaagaaagtgaTCTATGATCGCTTCAAGGAAGAGCTTGGAATCAAAGTGGATGAACCTAAACAAGGTGCAGGAAATACAAACGATGGCAACACAGCTAGAAGAGCTTTCAAGAACGAAAAGGCCTTCGTAGATATTTGTGGTTTGGACGAAGGGCTAATCCATCGGTACAGAATGATTTTGTTGGCTTTATTTTGCAAACTTCCATTGGATGCCAACAAGTTCGGAAAATACTGTCGTGAAACAGCAGAGTTACAGTTGGAGCTCTACCCGTGGTATCGATTCCCTGTAAGCGTCCACGTATTATTAGTACATGGTGCCACTATCTTGTCATCTTCAGTCCTGCCAATCGGAATGATGAGTGAGGAGGCGCAAGAAGCCAGGAACAAAGACAATAAGATCTACAGACGAATGCATGCGAGAAAGACATCTCGTACAGACACCATGAGTGATGTATTCCACAGACTAATGGTAACAGGTGACATTGTGATTAGCAGCAAGTCTTTAAGAGTACAACAATCACAGCCTCTTCCTCCTGATGTTCAAAGTATGCTAAAAGATCCTTACACCAAAGACCTAATAGTCGGTGAGATAGCAGAGAGAGACTCTGATTCGGAATAA